A genomic window from Bdellovibrio sp. SKB1291214 includes:
- a CDS encoding DUF444 family protein codes for MAIREDQNRFRDIVKGRVKEDLRKYVSNGEMIGKREDEFVKIPLPRIDIPNFRYGPKQSGGVGQGEGQPGQDVGDPGEGGQGQAGEAPGEHMVEVELSMEELAEILGEKLQLPRIEPKGHKNIDSLKTKFTGIAPVGPEGLRHFKSSYKSALKRQIGSGTYNAEEPLVLPIRRDMKYKSFKKVNQPQTQAVIIYMMDVSGSMGEEQKEIVRLESFWINTWLKKHYKGLETRFIIHDAAAKEVDEDTFFRTSESGGTLISSAYKLCQEIIQADYPTNEWNIYPFHFSDGDNWSGEDTRLCVKMLQEFFLPNCNVFGYGQVESKYGSGQFLKDLQKEFGEDERITLSQIESRDKILDSIKDFLGKGR; via the coding sequence ATGGCAATAAGGGAAGATCAAAACCGATTTAGGGATATCGTCAAGGGAAGGGTCAAAGAAGACCTTCGCAAGTACGTATCCAATGGTGAAATGATTGGTAAGCGGGAGGACGAATTCGTCAAAATCCCGCTTCCTCGTATTGATATTCCTAATTTTCGTTATGGTCCCAAGCAATCCGGTGGTGTCGGTCAAGGTGAAGGCCAACCCGGGCAAGATGTAGGTGATCCAGGCGAAGGCGGGCAAGGTCAAGCGGGTGAGGCTCCTGGCGAGCACATGGTGGAAGTGGAGCTTTCGATGGAAGAGCTCGCTGAAATCCTGGGCGAGAAGCTGCAATTGCCACGCATTGAACCTAAAGGTCATAAGAATATCGATTCTTTAAAAACGAAGTTCACAGGTATTGCTCCGGTGGGACCTGAGGGACTTCGTCATTTTAAATCCTCTTATAAAAGTGCACTGAAACGTCAGATTGGTTCTGGAACTTACAACGCGGAAGAGCCGCTCGTGCTGCCGATCCGTCGTGATATGAAATACAAGTCCTTTAAAAAGGTGAATCAACCACAAACCCAGGCGGTCATCATTTACATGATGGACGTTTCAGGTTCGATGGGTGAAGAGCAAAAGGAAATCGTCAGACTTGAAAGCTTCTGGATTAATACATGGCTTAAGAAACATTATAAGGGTCTTGAGACTCGTTTCATTATCCACGATGCCGCAGCTAAGGAAGTTGATGAAGACACTTTCTTTAGAACCAGCGAATCAGGTGGTACTTTGATTAGTTCCGCCTACAAGCTTTGTCAGGAAATCATTCAAGCTGATTATCCAACGAACGAATGGAACATTTATCCTTTCCACTTTAGCGACGGAGATAACTGGAGCGGCGAGGATACGCGTCTTTGTGTGAAGATGCTGCAGGAATTCTTCCTGCCAAATTGTAATGTCTTTGGTTATGGCCAAGTCGAAAGTAAATACGGCAGTGGTCAATTTCTAAAGGACCTACAAAAGGAATTCGGCGAGGACGAAAGAATCACTCTCAGCCAAATTGAAAGCAGAGACAAGATTCTCGACTCTATAAAAGATTTCCTCGGCAAAGGCCGATAG
- a CDS encoding translation initiation factor — protein MKNTRLVYSTDPKDNVVCSNCKQLKSECTCRPEDDASQKFTVIFRLEKNGRGGKTVTVLDGLPRNEEYLKSLSKELKAKCGVGGSHSMGEKFGLVEIQGDKRDAIKKILQVKGIPFKGM, from the coding sequence ATGAAGAATACTCGTTTAGTTTATAGTACCGATCCTAAGGATAACGTGGTGTGTTCCAACTGCAAGCAGTTGAAGAGTGAATGCACTTGCCGCCCCGAAGACGATGCGTCCCAAAAGTTCACCGTGATCTTTAGGCTCGAGAAAAATGGCCGCGGTGGCAAGACAGTCACAGTACTTGATGGCCTTCCTCGAAATGAAGAGTATCTTAAAAGCTTATCCAAAGAACTCAAAGCAAAGTGCGGAGTCGGTGGCTCCCACTCAATGGGTGAAAAATTCGGATTGGTAGAGATTCAAGGTGATAAGCGAGACGCGATCAAAAAAATTTTACAGGTCAAAGGCATTCCTTTTAAGGGCATGTAA
- a CDS encoding polyhydroxyalkanoate synthesis regulator DNA-binding domain-containing protein — translation MINQNETMTSKPNSKVKIIKRYQNRKLYDTQQSCYVTLDDIAKMIRTNEEVMVIDNKSKNDITAATLTQIIFEAEKKASQYAPLFTLREIIQNGNGSISGYLAKLGAFPQDYMTKQQVNTVVENASAEMKQNLENRVATAATRYNTDTTAKVAAEKATVLPGLQQDEETPNLPGSSLGLNN, via the coding sequence TTGATCAACCAAAACGAAACAATGACATCTAAGCCAAACTCTAAAGTTAAAATCATCAAGCGTTATCAGAATCGCAAACTTTATGACACACAACAAAGCTGCTACGTGACTTTGGACGATATCGCTAAAATGATTCGTACAAACGAAGAAGTAATGGTTATCGATAATAAATCAAAAAACGATATCACTGCTGCAACTTTGACTCAGATCATCTTTGAAGCTGAAAAGAAAGCATCTCAATACGCTCCTCTTTTCACACTTCGTGAAATCATCCAAAATGGCAACGGCAGCATCTCTGGCTACCTTGCGAAACTTGGTGCATTCCCTCAAGACTACATGACTAAACAACAAGTAAACACAGTTGTTGAAAATGCGTCTGCGGAAATGAAACAAAACTTGGAAAACCGTGTTGCTACTGCTGCAACTCGCTACAACACAGACACTACTGCTAAAGTAGCTGCTGAAAAAGCAACTGTTCTTCCAGGTCTTCAACAAGACGAAGAAACTCCGAATCTTCCGGGTTCTTCACTTGGTTTGAACAACTAA
- a CDS encoding COG3014 family protein yields the protein MIKSPKRLMAFVGLFFLLLTTGCASYQTKVDKARSSLAARDYDAALKVLEPLANKDDGDQLVYLLDYGTALQVSGKIGESNKTFLSADKLSEQIDYQSISRVAGSLALSEGMVQYKGDTFEKIFINAYLAMNFLEQGKLDDALVEARRINEKYQKYRQDEKQKFELNPFSKYLSALTWEANRDFDDAYIAYHESYKLDPSISHIGEDLIRSAKLARRMDTYQDWKKKFPEVKENPDWYNKSLGELVIIYQQGWGPRKFPAKNEYRLPAMYPTPSSTKIARLTIDGGPTMVSHPVYDVQDAAIKTLKEDYGILIAKRLAGFASKAVLADQVRQKNQLLGDLTFLALNIADQADLRQWSMLPQTIQLIRIPLKPGEYKFNLEGLDLSGTPTGESLKGQTVTIKSGQKKFIVWRSLK from the coding sequence ATGATTAAATCCCCAAAAAGACTCATGGCCTTCGTGGGTCTTTTTTTTCTTCTCTTAACGACAGGTTGTGCCTCCTATCAGACGAAGGTGGATAAAGCCCGTTCGTCTTTGGCAGCTCGTGATTACGATGCGGCTCTTAAAGTGCTTGAACCTCTTGCAAACAAAGATGACGGCGACCAATTGGTTTACCTTTTGGATTATGGTACCGCATTGCAAGTTTCAGGAAAAATCGGTGAAAGTAATAAAACATTTCTGAGCGCAGATAAGCTTTCCGAGCAGATCGATTACCAATCCATTTCTCGAGTCGCTGGATCGTTGGCATTAAGCGAAGGAATGGTTCAATACAAAGGCGATACTTTCGAAAAGATTTTTATCAATGCCTATCTTGCCATGAATTTTTTAGAGCAGGGTAAGCTAGACGATGCGTTGGTGGAAGCTCGTCGTATCAATGAAAAATATCAAAAATACCGTCAGGATGAAAAACAGAAATTTGAACTGAATCCCTTCAGTAAATATTTGTCTGCTCTGACATGGGAAGCGAATCGCGATTTTGATGACGCCTATATCGCTTATCATGAATCCTACAAACTCGATCCCTCGATCTCTCATATCGGGGAAGATTTAATTCGATCGGCAAAACTCGCTCGTCGAATGGATACTTATCAAGATTGGAAAAAGAAATTTCCTGAAGTTAAGGAAAATCCTGATTGGTACAACAAGTCCCTAGGTGAACTTGTGATCATTTACCAACAAGGTTGGGGGCCAAGAAAGTTCCCAGCAAAAAATGAATACCGCTTGCCCGCCATGTATCCCACTCCAAGCTCTACAAAAATCGCACGTCTAACGATTGATGGTGGACCAACCATGGTCAGCCACCCAGTTTATGATGTACAAGATGCCGCGATCAAAACTTTGAAGGAAGATTATGGAATTCTGATCGCAAAACGACTTGCGGGCTTTGCCTCCAAGGCGGTGTTGGCTGATCAAGTTCGCCAGAAAAATCAATTACTGGGTGATTTAACTTTCTTGGCTTTGAACATCGCTGATCAGGCAGACTTGCGTCAGTGGTCGATGCTTCCACAAACAATTCAGCTGATCCGAATTCCTTTGAAGCCGGGAGAATACAAATTCAACCTTGAAGGGTTGGATTTGTCGGGGACTCCGACGGGCGAATCTTTAAAAGGGCAGACAGTCACAATTAAATCAGGACAAAAGAAGTTTATCGTTTGGCGCTCCCTTAAGTAG
- a CDS encoding JAB domain-containing protein has protein sequence MTEITSSAAAFESLKSLINPFAEELWVIALNPQLQVIATEMIFRGTADHCPTHPRDIFRFLIIKNASFFMMAHNHPSASVQPSEQDLITTRKMHTCGRIFQIPLIDHIIFSDADYYSMADNGFFKTLKKSARLNY, from the coding sequence ATGACAGAAATTACCAGTAGCGCTGCCGCATTTGAGTCCTTGAAATCACTCATCAATCCTTTTGCTGAAGAGCTGTGGGTCATTGCATTAAATCCCCAACTTCAAGTCATAGCGACGGAAATGATTTTTCGTGGGACTGCGGATCACTGCCCCACACATCCACGCGACATTTTCAGATTTCTGATAATTAAGAACGCCAGTTTTTTTATGATGGCACATAATCATCCCAGCGCCAGTGTACAGCCTTCGGAACAGGATTTAATAACCACACGTAAGATGCATACCTGTGGAAGGATCTTTCAGATCCCGCTGATCGATCACATCATATTTAGTGATGCCGATTATTATAGTATGGCAGACAATGGTTTTTTTAAGACATTAAAGAAATCGGCCCGACTGAATTACTGA
- a CDS encoding tetratricopeptide repeat protein — translation MLLQTRTGIFAALFLSLTACATFTSHETEKAPYYEASFNDHNRAPASLTPPPITSKDGQATLDPLYMRTQADYFFAMGEAYALEGNPNKAIESFKMTLVYDQNSPTVHMRLAAEFLKLGMISESLSQAEEATKKDPKNIDAHLLLGGLYSSMKLYPKAMDQYQYVMKLSPANTEAPLYIGALYSEQKQYDKAVQYFESLLKNPEYTTPYLAHYYIGRVRMEQSEAKFQKQAEASFKTALKLKPDFAEGVLTLGMLYTKQKQEEKAMAMYRAFQKENTPNPKIADVLAQTYIEQGKYDLAYDQLEVLEQNSEEPLNIKMKMALILIEQKRYDVAIDKLEQILKEAPDSDKIRFYLAAVYEETRQSEKAVREFKKIPVSSTYYGESVVHAAYLLKGLNRLDEAIELVSKGLKDRADQPQVYAMYASLLDEKNDFKAAAKVLEQGLEKFPENAQLRFYFGTINDRMGNKDIVVSEMKKVLELDPNHVQGMNYLAFTWAEMGQNLDDAEKLARRAMQLEPQDGYVLDTLGWILFKQNKTVESIKFLEAAHKYQGTVSVIAEHLGDAYYKQSMVDKAKKMYRKAADLETDKRKVQEIRAKITAIEKQEMGSPRLPASVNTTSAEHTAK, via the coding sequence ATGCTTCTTCAAACTAGGACCGGAATTTTCGCAGCGCTCTTTCTCTCGCTAACAGCGTGCGCGACATTCACGTCACACGAAACTGAAAAGGCGCCGTACTACGAAGCCTCTTTCAATGATCATAATCGTGCTCCGGCATCTCTGACGCCTCCCCCAATTACTTCGAAAGATGGCCAAGCCACTCTTGATCCTTTGTATATGCGTACACAAGCGGATTATTTTTTCGCGATGGGTGAGGCATATGCTTTAGAGGGCAATCCAAATAAAGCTATCGAGTCATTCAAAATGACTTTGGTTTATGATCAAAACTCTCCAACAGTGCACATGCGTCTGGCGGCTGAGTTTCTAAAACTTGGGATGATCTCCGAATCATTGTCCCAAGCTGAAGAGGCCACTAAGAAAGATCCGAAAAACATCGATGCTCACTTGTTATTGGGTGGTTTGTATTCTTCTATGAAGCTTTATCCAAAAGCGATGGATCAATACCAATATGTCATGAAGCTTTCTCCCGCGAATACAGAAGCTCCGCTTTACATTGGTGCTTTGTATTCTGAGCAAAAGCAATACGATAAAGCCGTACAATATTTTGAGTCTTTGTTGAAAAATCCAGAATACACAACGCCGTATCTAGCTCATTACTATATTGGCCGCGTACGTATGGAGCAATCAGAAGCTAAATTCCAAAAACAAGCTGAAGCTTCTTTCAAAACGGCCTTAAAATTAAAGCCAGACTTTGCTGAAGGTGTTTTGACTTTGGGTATGCTTTACACAAAACAAAAACAAGAAGAAAAAGCGATGGCAATGTATCGTGCTTTCCAAAAGGAAAATACGCCAAATCCAAAAATCGCTGATGTTCTTGCGCAAACTTACATCGAACAAGGTAAGTATGATTTGGCATACGACCAATTGGAAGTGCTAGAGCAAAACTCTGAGGAGCCATTAAACATCAAAATGAAAATGGCGTTAATTTTGATCGAACAAAAACGTTATGACGTAGCGATCGATAAGTTAGAACAAATTCTTAAAGAGGCACCAGATTCAGACAAGATCCGTTTTTACTTGGCAGCCGTTTACGAAGAAACACGCCAGTCTGAAAAAGCGGTACGTGAATTCAAAAAGATTCCAGTATCTAGCACTTATTATGGTGAGTCAGTTGTTCATGCAGCTTACTTACTAAAAGGTTTGAATCGTTTGGATGAAGCGATCGAGCTTGTGTCTAAAGGTTTGAAGGATCGTGCTGATCAGCCACAAGTGTACGCGATGTATGCTTCTTTGCTGGATGAAAAGAACGATTTCAAAGCTGCTGCTAAAGTTTTAGAGCAAGGTCTTGAAAAATTCCCAGAAAATGCTCAGTTGAGATTTTACTTCGGTACTATCAACGATCGCATGGGTAACAAAGACATTGTTGTCTCTGAAATGAAAAAAGTGTTGGAGCTAGATCCAAATCACGTACAAGGGATGAATTACTTGGCATTTACGTGGGCTGAGATGGGTCAAAACTTGGATGATGCTGAAAAGCTAGCTCGTCGTGCGATGCAACTAGAACCTCAAGACGGTTATGTTCTGGATACTTTGGGTTGGATTTTGTTCAAACAAAACAAGACAGTTGAATCAATCAAGTTCTTGGAAGCCGCTCATAAATATCAAGGTACAGTCAGCGTTATTGCTGAGCACTTGGGTGATGCATACTACAAGCAATCAATGGTTGATAAAGCTAAGAAAATGTATCGCAAAGCTGCGGATCTTGAAACTGACAAACGCAAAGTTCAAGAAATTCGCGCTAAGATCACTGCAATTGAAAAACAAGAAATGGGTTCTCCAAGATTGCCGGCTTCTGTTAACACAACATCAGCTGAGCACACTGCTAAATAA
- a CDS encoding response regulator transcription factor — protein MQMYENNLNVGVNLAAKKIVIVDDYEESCKLLAEILSSTYDCKYTSDSTAAMALINEQKPDLILLDYKMPGMLGVDVCREVREAAEIKNTPIIFVSGAATIDERIKAFETGANDFISKPFHVKELILRIKARLAEKEPEVTAELTAGNLRMNLLSRQIFIDNEEVSVTPKQFDILKLLVADKNNLVTREKCLSEIWGDSDVTSRNVDSQINYLKRKIAKFSGRIVAVPSLGYRLEA, from the coding sequence ATGCAGATGTACGAAAATAACTTGAACGTAGGGGTAAACTTGGCCGCTAAGAAAATTGTCATCGTCGATGACTATGAAGAAAGCTGCAAGTTGTTGGCTGAGATTCTCAGCTCCACATATGATTGCAAATATACATCAGACAGCACGGCTGCGATGGCGCTTATCAATGAGCAAAAACCTGATCTAATCCTTCTTGATTATAAAATGCCCGGTATGTTGGGTGTGGATGTTTGCCGCGAAGTTCGCGAAGCCGCTGAGATCAAAAATACACCGATCATTTTCGTATCAGGTGCTGCAACTATCGACGAAAGAATTAAAGCTTTCGAAACGGGTGCTAACGATTTCATCTCTAAGCCTTTCCACGTGAAAGAACTTATCCTAAGAATCAAAGCTCGTTTGGCTGAAAAAGAACCTGAAGTTACTGCAGAGTTGACGGCGGGGAACCTACGCATGAATTTGCTATCTCGCCAAATCTTCATCGATAACGAAGAAGTCAGCGTGACGCCAAAACAGTTCGATATCTTGAAACTTTTGGTGGCTGATAAAAACAACCTAGTAACTCGCGAGAAATGTTTAAGCGAAATCTGGGGTGATTCCGATGTTACTTCTCGTAACGTTGACTCGCAAATCAACTATCTAAAACGTAAAATCGCAAAATTCAGCGGTCGTATCGTGGCAGTTCCTTCATTGGGCTATCGCTTAGAAGCTTAA
- a CDS encoding SpoVR family protein codes for MANLTPELEAERKRICQIAKDAGLDCFETIFELITYDQISQFAAYGGFPVRYPHWKFGMEYEHLSKSYEYGLSKIYEMVINTDPCYAYLMEGNAMMDQKLVMAHVYGHCDFFKNNIWFSKTNRKMMDQMANHATRIRRYMDRYGQDTVENFIDVCLSLENLIDRYSPYVEKSVTKSQPPPQEKNYLLKVEREYMRDYINPPAFVEEQKLKAQQEAQEKAQRFPREPEKDVLNFFIHHAPLADWQVDVLTIIRDEAYYFSPQGMTKTMNEGWASYWHSKLMTTKILNDSEIIDFADHHAGTMAMAPNGYNPYKVGIELFRDIEERWNKGQFGREFEECDDVKERKHWDKKLGLGRDKIFEVRKVCNDVTFIDQFLTEDFCVRNKLFVYKFNKKTQKFEVDKSNFKAIKSQLLFHMTNFGQPIIRIEDANFENRGELLLNHLHEGIDMQPDFMSETLKNVYKLWNRPVNIATIMDETPQLFRFDGKEYTQHKLTAEGPTPNPSTEESSG; via the coding sequence ATGGCAAATTTAACTCCCGAATTAGAAGCTGAACGAAAGCGTATTTGCCAGATCGCTAAAGATGCGGGCCTTGATTGTTTCGAAACGATTTTCGAATTGATCACTTATGACCAAATCTCTCAGTTCGCTGCCTATGGCGGTTTTCCCGTCAGATACCCACACTGGAAATTCGGTATGGAGTATGAACACCTTTCTAAAAGCTATGAGTACGGTCTTTCCAAAATCTATGAAATGGTGATCAATACGGATCCTTGTTACGCATACCTGATGGAAGGTAATGCAATGATGGATCAAAAGCTCGTGATGGCTCACGTGTATGGTCACTGTGATTTCTTTAAGAATAATATTTGGTTCTCGAAAACGAACCGTAAAATGATGGATCAGATGGCGAATCATGCGACAAGAATTCGTCGTTATATGGATCGTTATGGCCAAGACACCGTAGAAAACTTTATCGACGTTTGCTTAAGCCTGGAAAATCTGATTGATCGCTACTCTCCCTATGTGGAAAAGTCTGTGACTAAGTCACAACCGCCACCACAGGAAAAAAATTATTTGCTGAAGGTGGAGCGCGAATACATGCGCGACTATATCAATCCGCCTGCTTTCGTCGAAGAACAGAAACTAAAAGCTCAGCAAGAAGCGCAGGAAAAAGCGCAACGTTTTCCCCGTGAACCAGAAAAAGATGTTTTAAATTTCTTTATTCATCACGCGCCCCTGGCTGACTGGCAGGTGGATGTCCTTACCATTATTCGTGATGAGGCTTACTATTTCTCTCCTCAAGGTATGACAAAGACTATGAATGAGGGGTGGGCTTCTTACTGGCATTCGAAATTGATGACGACGAAGATCTTAAATGACTCCGAGATCATAGATTTTGCTGATCACCATGCTGGTACGATGGCGATGGCTCCGAATGGATATAATCCATATAAAGTCGGCATCGAGTTGTTCCGCGATATTGAAGAGCGTTGGAACAAGGGCCAATTCGGTCGCGAGTTTGAAGAGTGCGATGACGTTAAGGAACGCAAGCACTGGGATAAGAAATTAGGGTTGGGTCGCGATAAGATTTTTGAAGTTCGCAAAGTTTGCAATGACGTGACTTTCATCGATCAGTTTTTGACGGAAGATTTCTGCGTTAGAAACAAACTCTTCGTTTATAAGTTCAATAAAAAGACTCAAAAGTTTGAAGTTGATAAGAGCAACTTTAAGGCGATTAAGTCTCAGTTGTTGTTCCATATGACCAACTTTGGGCAGCCAATCATCCGCATTGAAGATGCAAACTTTGAAAACAGAGGTGAACTATTGTTGAATCACCTTCATGAAGGCATCGACATGCAACCTGACTTCATGAGTGAAACTTTGAAGAACGTTTATAAGCTTTGGAATCGTCCCGTGAACATCGCAACGATCATGGATGAGACACCGCAACTTTTTAGATTTGACGGAAAGGAGTACACTCAGCATAAACTAACTGCTGAAGGGCCGACGCCGAACCCTTCTACTGAAGAAAGCTCTGGTTAG
- a CDS encoding PrkA family serine protein kinase: MSSKIDLHSLISNWQNSSVNAKEHWSGTFSEYLDLVKANPKITRNAYQRMYDMIVEEGTETYLDFKKEVVRYKFFTDQYNNGKDAVYGLDVQLMKLVNILKSASLGYGTEKRVILLHGPVGSAKSTICRMLKKGLERYSHQPQGALYTFEWIDEKNELKGLLGKDVKVFHSPMNEEPLLLIPEEMRSSLYDQINKGQEGSFRVHVDGELSPPSRFIFKHLMEHYDGDLMSVLKHVRVKRLFISEADRIGIGTFQPKDEKNQDSTELTGDINYRKIAEYGSDSDPRAFNFDGEFNVANRGMIEFVEVLKLDVAFLYDLLGASQEHRVKPKKFAQTHIDEVIIGHTNEPEYRRLQDNEFMEALRDRTVKIDIPYITRWRDEINIYKRDFNSQKVRGISIAPHTVEMAAMWAILTRLEKPKKANLTRLQKLKLYNGKTLPNYTEDNVRELRKETQREGLEGISARYIQDKLSNALVNAQQSNKGSVNPFMVFKELESGLKSHSLLSNEELKAEYKELLGVVMQEYEEIIKAEVQRAISADESAMARLCSNYIDNVKAYTQKERVRNQFTGNDEEPDERLMRSIEDKIEIPESRKDDFRREIMNYIGALALEGKKFNFKMNERLHKAIELKLFEDQKDSIKLTTLVSNAVDKDTQEKIDIVKTRLIKDFGYDEISATDVLHYVASIFARGDVKSR, encoded by the coding sequence ATGTCCTCTAAGATTGACCTTCACTCGCTGATCAGCAACTGGCAGAACTCCAGCGTCAATGCTAAAGAACATTGGAGCGGTACTTTCTCTGAGTACTTGGATCTCGTCAAAGCCAATCCAAAAATCACTCGAAATGCTTATCAGCGCATGTATGACATGATCGTTGAAGAGGGCACTGAGACTTATCTCGATTTCAAAAAAGAAGTCGTCAGATACAAATTCTTTACGGATCAGTACAACAACGGCAAAGATGCGGTCTACGGGCTAGATGTGCAGTTGATGAAATTGGTGAATATCTTAAAGTCCGCCTCTTTGGGTTACGGCACAGAGAAACGTGTGATCCTTTTGCACGGTCCGGTGGGAAGTGCGAAATCTACAATTTGTCGCATGCTTAAAAAAGGTTTGGAACGCTACTCTCATCAACCACAAGGTGCTTTGTATACTTTCGAATGGATTGATGAAAAAAATGAGCTTAAAGGTTTGCTGGGGAAAGATGTCAAAGTCTTCCACTCGCCAATGAACGAAGAACCTTTGTTATTGATCCCTGAAGAAATGCGCTCCTCCCTGTATGATCAAATCAATAAAGGCCAAGAAGGTTCTTTCCGCGTTCACGTGGATGGAGAGCTTTCTCCTCCATCTCGCTTTATCTTTAAACATTTGATGGAGCACTACGATGGCGATTTGATGAGCGTGCTAAAACACGTTCGTGTAAAACGTTTATTTATTTCGGAAGCAGATCGTATCGGTATTGGTACTTTCCAACCGAAAGATGAAAAGAATCAGGATTCCACGGAGCTTACAGGTGATATCAATTATCGTAAGATCGCAGAATACGGTTCTGATTCAGATCCACGCGCGTTTAACTTTGACGGGGAATTCAACGTTGCCAATCGCGGAATGATTGAATTCGTCGAGGTTCTAAAACTTGATGTTGCCTTTCTGTATGATCTTTTGGGTGCGTCCCAAGAGCACAGAGTTAAACCGAAAAAATTCGCTCAGACACATATCGATGAAGTGATCATCGGGCATACGAATGAACCTGAATATCGTCGTTTGCAAGACAACGAATTCATGGAAGCCCTTCGTGACCGTACTGTGAAAATCGATATTCCGTACATCACTCGTTGGAGAGATGAGATCAATATCTATAAACGTGATTTCAACTCCCAAAAAGTGCGCGGTATTTCCATTGCTCCTCACACGGTTGAGATGGCGGCGATGTGGGCAATCCTCACTCGCTTGGAAAAACCGAAGAAAGCAAACCTCACTCGTTTGCAAAAATTGAAACTGTATAATGGTAAAACGCTTCCGAATTACACGGAAGACAACGTACGCGAGCTTCGTAAAGAAACTCAGCGCGAAGGTTTAGAAGGTATTTCGGCTCGTTATATCCAAGATAAACTTTCCAATGCGCTAGTGAACGCTCAGCAATCCAATAAAGGTTCTGTGAATCCGTTCATGGTCTTTAAGGAATTGGAATCCGGTCTTAAGAGTCACTCGCTTCTTTCAAACGAAGAACTAAAAGCTGAATACAAAGAGCTTTTGGGTGTCGTGATGCAAGAATATGAAGAGATCATTAAGGCTGAAGTGCAACGTGCAATCAGTGCTGACGAAAGCGCGATGGCAAGATTGTGCTCCAACTATATTGATAACGTAAAAGCCTATACTCAAAAGGAACGCGTTCGTAACCAGTTCACTGGGAATGACGAAGAGCCGGATGAGCGTTTGATGAGATCGATCGAAGATAAGATCGAAATCCCAGAGTCACGTAAAGATGATTTCCGTCGTGAGATCATGAATTACATCGGGGCTTTGGCTCTTGAAGGTAAGAAATTTAACTTTAAGATGAACGAACGCTTGCACAAAGCGATTGAGCTAAAACTTTTTGAAGATCAAAAAGACTCGATCAAGCTTACAACTCTTGTCAGCAACGCTGTTGATAAAGATACGCAAGAAAAGATTGATATCGTCAAAACACGTCTTATTAAAGACTTCGGATACGATGAAATCTCTGCGACGGATGTTCTGCATTACGTGGCAAGTATCTTCGCCCGAGGCGATGTGAAAAGTAGATAA
- the lpoB gene encoding penicillin-binding protein activator LpoB gives MIKNLLIGAMTVSMLALASCGPKAFTKGSYDDVNRENLLNDQWSETDMQKAVQDLVASSLQSPAITQSKKMPVVIVTGLQNKTSEHIDTQSIMDMIRVELMKSGKVAFIDKEARGDIADEYNYQNSGMTSAETKKGPGGQIGADFIINGRLDSIVQEVGKDKSVYYKLTLNLTNLKTSMISWSDQKQIRKVFKKKSIGL, from the coding sequence ATGATCAAGAATTTGCTAATTGGTGCAATGACTGTTTCTATGTTGGCTCTTGCGAGCTGCGGTCCGAAAGCTTTCACTAAAGGTTCGTATGATGACGTTAACAGAGAAAATCTGCTGAACGATCAATGGTCAGAAACGGATATGCAAAAAGCTGTTCAAGATCTAGTGGCAAGCTCTCTACAATCTCCTGCCATCACTCAGTCTAAAAAAATGCCTGTGGTGATCGTCACTGGTTTGCAAAACAAAACAAGCGAGCACATCGACACTCAAAGCATCATGGATATGATCCGTGTTGAACTTATGAAATCCGGCAAAGTCGCGTTCATCGATAAAGAAGCACGTGGCGATATCGCTGATGAATACAATTATCAAAATTCTGGTATGACTAGCGCTGAAACTAAAAAAGGCCCGGGCGGTCAAATTGGTGCAGACTTCATCATCAACGGCCGTTTGGATTCTATCGTTCAAGAAGTGGGCAAAGACAAATCTGTGTACTATAAACTGACATTGAATTTGACGAATTTGAAAACAAGCATGATTTCTTGGTCTGACCAAAAGCAAATCCGTAAAGTATTTAAGAAAAAATCTATCGGTCTATAA